Sequence from the Halobaculum rubrum genome:
TCCTCGGGATCCAGCTCTCCCGAACGGACTACGGCGCCGCGCTCTCGCAGGCGGCCACGCCCTCGGTGCTGAAGATGGTCGTCGCGCCCGCGGTCGCGGTCGCCATCGCGGCCCTCGTCGGCTTCCAGGACGAGACCGTCGCGCGCGTGTTCGTCCTGGAATCCGCGACGCCCGCGGCCGTGACCCCGCTCATCCTCGTGGGCGCGTTCGCCGACGACCTCGAAGTCGGCGGCGTCTCGGTCCCGGAGTACGTGAGCACCGTGATCCTCGTGACGACGCTCGCGTCGATCCCGATACTGACCGGCCTGATCGCGCTGTTGGAGGGCGGATTCCTGCTGTGATCGTCGCGTTCGGCGGACAGCGATCCGGCACCCGGGGCGTCGCGAGAGACCCGGACCGTCACGAGAGACCCGGAAGCAGCGGTCGTCGCCGACTCCGATCCGGGGCCTAGTCGTCGGCGGGACCCGCCGACGGTGGGTCGATCACCGAACTCGTCCACGAGCCGCGTGCGAGCCACGCGAGCGCGACGAGCGCCCCGACGACGTCGCCGGCGACGACGGCCCACCAGATCCCCGTGGTGCCGAAGTCGTACACGAACACCGCCGCGTACGTCACCGGCACCCGAACGAGCCACACCGCCACCAGCGACAGCGCGAGCGCGGTCGTCGTCCGGCCGGCCCCGCGGAACGTCCCGCGCGAGACCTCGAAGATCCCCGTGAAGACGAACATCACCGACGCGACCCGGAGGTACGTCGACGCGTACGCGATCGTCTCGCTCGCCCCCGCGGAGCCGGGCGGGAGGAACACCTGCACGATCGGCGTCGGGACCGCCGCCGCAAGCGCCGCGACCGGGATCATCACCGCGGTCACGACGATCAACGCGGCCCGGACGGCCCGCCGCGCACGGTCGGGTTTCTCCGCGCCGAGGTTCTGCCCGACGACGGTGTTCACGGCCTGCGCCAGCCCCATCGCCGGCAGGAACACCAGCGAGATGAGCCGGTTCCCGAGCCCGTACGCCGCCACGATCGCCGGCGGGAACGTCGCCACCAGCGCCGTGAGCACGACGAACGCGAGGGCGACGCCGGACTGCTCCAGCGCGGAGGGGACGCCGAGCCTGAGGACCTTCTTGACGATGGCCGGCTTCGGGACGAGGTCGCCGGGACGGATCGACGGCCCGGCGGGCGTCCCGAACAGGACGTACCAGCCGACGACGGTCGCGATCGCCCGGGAGATCAGCGTCGCCCACGCGGCGCCCTCGATCCCGTAGGCGGGCACCGGCCCCCACCCGAAGATGAGCACCGGGTCGATGACGACGTTCACCGCGACGGAGACGACCATCACGCGGAGCGGGGCACGCGTGTCGCCGTACCCCCGCATCAGCGAGACGAACGTGAAGAAGCCGAACAGGAACGGGGTCGCGAGGAAGAACACCCGCATGTACGCCGCCGCCAGCGGGACGATGTCCGTGGCCG
This genomic interval carries:
- a CDS encoding MATE family efflux transporter gives rise to the protein MSESSSPAHASDLVEGDLLRPMLRVAWPLVLIQLLQVMYNVADTFWLGRLSADAVGALSLAFPIVFLFISVGGGFTAAGAILVAQHTGASAASTGSSREAGKVAGTALGFVMLVALVLGALGYLAVEPALALIPADEQTATDIVPLAAAYMRVFFLATPFLFGFFTFVSLMRGYGDTRAPLRVMVVSVAVNVVIDPVLIFGWGPVPAYGIEGAAWATLISRAIATVVGWYVLFGTPAGPSIRPGDLVPKPAIVKKVLRLGVPSALEQSGVALAFVVLTALVATFPPAIVAAYGLGNRLISLVFLPAMGLAQAVNTVVGQNLGAEKPDRARRAVRAALIVVTAVMIPVAALAAAVPTPIVQVFLPPGSAGASETIAYASTYLRVASVMFVFTGIFEVSRGTFRGAGRTTTALALSLVAVWLVRVPVTYAAVFVYDFGTTGIWWAVVAGDVVGALVALAWLARGSWTSSVIDPPSAGPADD